Below is a window of Myxococcota bacterium DNA.
ATGCGTCCGTGATCCGCGGGGTCGATGCCACGGCCGTTGTCCGAGACCACGATCTCGTGACCGCTCTCGTTCGAGTCGACGCGAACCTCGATCCGCGGATGCGCCATCGGTCCCATGTGCTCCACGGCGTTCCCGATCAGGTTCGAGAAGACCTGGTAGAGACGCGGGCGTTCGCAGTGGACGCGCAGCTCGGAACTCTCGGGCACCACCAGCTCGATGCCGGCCTCCTCGAGGCGCGGTGCCAGCGCGGAAGCGACTTCCGCGATCACCCGACTCGGGTCGACGGGGATCGGTTCGACCTCGGGCTCGCTGATCCGCGCGAGCTCGAGCAGGTCGTGGATCAGCGACTCCATGCTGCGCGCGGCCGTTTCGATGCGATCGACGAAGTGTCGCCCGGTGTCGTCGAGCACGGACTCATAGTCCTGCCGGAGCAGCCGCGAGAACCCGAGCAGGCTCACGAGCGGCGAACGCAGGTCGTGTGCCAGCCCACCGATGCAGTGCTCCAGCTCATCGTGGGCGCGCTGGAGGTCGACGGAGTCGGCCTGGCCGGGACGGCGCAGCAGGAGAGCCAGGTGACCGTCCGACAGCGGACGCACCGTCGCCTCCAGGGTGGCCTGTTCGCCCGAGGCGCCGCGCAGCTCGAGCGACGCGCTCTCGACGCACGTCGGCCCGGTGAGCAGGGACGTCAGCGATTCGAGATCTTGCACCCCCTGCGCGAGCAGGGTGGTCACGGGGCGCGCCAGGATCTGCTCTGCCTCGACCTCGAGGAGACGGCAGGCGGCGGCGTTCGCCCGGCGAACGAAGCCCGCCGCGTCGATCGCGAGCAGGGCCTCGGGGACGAGTTCGACGATCTCGGCGTCCAGGCCGCTCTCGACCTTCGCGGTGCTCTCGGTCGCGATGACGAAGAGCAGATCACCGGCTTCGGAATCGATGCGCACCAGATCGAGGTCGACGTCGATCGGGCGGCCGTCGGAGGCGCGCAGCTCGAGCGGGACCGATTCGAGATGACTCCGGCCGCGCAGGCTGGAGCGCAGCGGGAACACCTGTTCGGGCCGCGGCAGACGCGACAGAAAGGAACGTGCATCGACGCCGGGGCGGAAGTCGTCCAGGCCATCGAGATCCGACAATCCTTCACTCACCCACAGCACGCGCCGCTGTTCATCGATCACGAGGATCCAGGGATGGATCCGGCTGAGCGCCTCGAGCAACCGGTCGGCCGGTATGCCTTCGAGACGGGTATTGAAGGCGAAGGTCGGGGAATCCATGGGTGAGGGAAATCCTTGGGAGCCGTGGAGGCTTCGACTTTCGCGACGCGTCGGCGTCGTCCTGCTCGCGTTGCCCGTGCTTTCTTCAAGACTCCGGTGCGTTCGTTGCCCTTGGGACGTTTTCGTGCCCACTGAACGGGCCCATGGCGACGAACGGCTTGGCGATCAGGCGGGTGCCCCCGGTCAGATTCCCAGGGGCGATTCGGGCTCCATGACGCATGACGGACGCAAACAACGGCGACCCATTGGGTCCCATCCCCATCGAACCGCAAGCAGCCTATCACCCGCTCCAAAGAGGGGTCAACGCGACTCGAATGCGACTTGCGCACCCGCGGGAAAATCGCCGCCACAGCCACTTGAAACGCTCGGTTGCCGCTCCTCAATGGAGCTTCCGAGTTTCGGGTTTGGTCCGCCCAGCGATCGAACGATACTCTCGGGTGCGGTGAATCACGCTCTTGGGGTGAGGCGGCTCGTCTCGTCCACCCCTGGGGGACCCCCTGTGAGACGCGCGCACATCCTGTTCTTGGCGGTACTCGCCTTGGGCCTCGTGGTCCGGGGCGAGCCTCACATGGCGGGCGGCGATTCGGCCGAGCGACCCGCCGTGGAGCAGGCCGTCGACTCGATCGACATGGTGCTCGGGTCGGCGAATCCGCATCTGGCTCCGAGTGAACGGCGTCGGATCGCGCGCGCGGTGATTCGCAGCAGCGAGCGTCACAGCCTCGATCCGCAGCTCGTCACGGCAATCATTCTGGTCGAGAGCAGCGCCCGCCCCTGGGCCCTCTCGAAGAGTGGCGCCGTCGGACTCATGCAGGTGATGCCGCACATGGCCGCCCTGCTCGACCTCGGCGGCAACCTGACGACCATCGAGAACAACATCGAAGCCGGCTGCTGGATTCTGGCCGACAACATCCGTCGGCTCGGCGAGGACGACGGGATCTCCGCCTACTTCTGGGGTTCGGACATTCGCGGCGTGGCCTACCTGGATCGCGTACGCGCCGCCCGCGCCACCGTCCAGCGACTCGCCCGCTCCTGAAGTCGACACGACCTTGAGTACACCGCTTCGCCGCTACGAGCTCTCGGTTCAGGGCATCGCGGCGCGCTCTCTCTATCGACGGGGTTGGCTCCCGCGCGCACCGCGCGCCGCTGTCCTGCTCGCGCATGGCCTGGCCGAGCACAGCGGCCGCTATGAGCACGTGGGGACCTGGCTCGCCGAGCGCGGCATCGCGGTCCATGCGCTGGACCACGTCGGACATGGACGCTCGAGTGGTCCCCGCTGCCACGTCGATCGTTTCGAGATGTTCCTCGACGACTACGGGTTCGTGCTGGACGCCCTTCGCAAGGAGTCTCCCGAACTCCCGTTCTTTCTACTCGGGCACAGCATGGGCGGTCTGATCGTCTCCGCCTTCGTCTGCGAGCGCGGTCCAGAAGTCAGCGGCGTCGCGCTGTCCGGCCCCCCGCTCGCGATCGCCGAAGGTGCGCTGCGCCGAAAAATGAGCTTCGCCCGCCTGCTCCGGATGGTCGCGCCGAAGCTCCGGATCGCCGCAGGCCTACCAGAAGACGGCCTGGCCACCGACCCCGCGGTGCGAGAGGCCTACGACGCCGACCCGCTGGTCGAGCACAAGCTGACGGTCTCGCTCGCGTGCGAACTGGGTGCGTGGGTCGAACACACCCACGATCGCGGCGCCGAAGTGACGGCTCCGCTACTCATCCAACACGGCGCTGACGACCCGATCTGCGACGTCCGTGGAGGCCAGGCCTTCGCGAAGGCGGCCCCGCGCGGGGGACACCGCAGCTACGCGGGGCTGCGTCACGAGATCTTCAACGAGCCGAGCTACCAGGAAGTCCTTTCCGACTTGCTCGAGTGGATCGAAGGGCGACTCCAGGGAGAGCCGGTTTCCTCATGAGCGAATTGAGCCATCTCGACGCCCAGGGCCGCGCACACATGGTCGACGTCGGTGCGAAGCCGGTCACGCAACGCGAGTGCGTGGCCGCGGGTGCCGTCCGCATGGCGCCGGACACCCTCGCCAAGATCTCGGAAGGCGGGATCGCCAAGGGCGACGTGCTGGCGACGGCTCGGCTCGGGGCCATCCAGGCGGCGAAGCGCACCTCGGATTGGATCCCGCTCTGCCACCCGCTCCCCCTGGACGCGCTCGAGATCGAGTTGACTCCCGATCCCGCCCACTCCCGGGTCCGGATCGAGGCCACCGCGCGGGCCGAAGCCAAGACCGGCGTCGAGATGGAGGCTCTGGTCGCCGTCTCGGCGGCTGGGCTCGTGATCTACGACATGTGCAAGGGCGTCGACCGCGGGATGGTGATCGAGGCCGTGCATCTCGTCCGCAAGCACGGCGGAAAGAGTGGTGTTTGGGAGCGACAGGGCGACCCCCTGGAATCCCCGACGGGGCCCTCCACCAGGTGAGCTCGGGCAAGGACCCCCAGCCGGGCCGAGTTTCCCCCGAATCCGGGGAACTTGCCCCGCCGGAGCGGGGTCCCACTTCGGGCATGCACTCCATGAGCGCCCAACTCGCCGAGGCCCCGGCCTTCCCGGAGAACCCGCCCACCCCGTTCCAGGCGTCCGACGATCCGGACGCCGAACTGGTAGCGCGCTGGCAGGCGGGAGAATCGCTGGCCTTCGACCAGCTGGTCCGCCGCCACGAGAAGAGCGTCTTCCGCCTGCTCTTCCGCATGCTCGGCAACCGCGAGGAGGCCGAAGACGCAGCCCAAGAGGCGTTCCTCAGCCTGCACCGGCACGGCCACCGCTTTCGGCGCGAAGCGCGGTTTTCCACGTTCCTCTACCGGGTCGCCGCCAACGCGGCCCTGAACCGTCGGCGCAGCCTCGGTCGGGCCCGCGCCAGGGAACGCGAACTCGCGCTGCGGCAGGCCACGGGAGCGCACCTCCCGGTGGCACCTCGCGACCCGGAAGACGCGGCCCACGGCTCCGAGATCCAGCAGCGGGTACAGGAAGCGTTGCTCGAACTCCCCGAGGAGCTCCGTGTAGCGGTCGTGCTCTACGACATCGAAGGCCAGTCCTACAAAGTCATCGCTGAAATCCTCGGTGTCCCGGAAGGCACCGTGAAGTCCCGGATCCATCGCGCGCGCCACGGTCTGCGCGAGATCCTCGCCTCGGAACTCAAGACGGCCCAAGGAGACTTGCCGTGACCGACCCCCGCGATCCCCACGCCCCGGAACTACCGCCGCTCGAGCCCTGGGCGCGCGGCCTCGACGACCCCTCCCAGGATCCGCAGGTGGAACGCGAGCTCCGCGAGGTGGTCGCGCTGTTACGCGACCTGCCCGACCCCGAACCGCCGACCGGTCTCGCGACGCGCGTCCTCGCGGAAGTGGCCGAGCAACGCGACCGACCGCCGCTCTGGCTGCGCGGCTGGGAAGCCGTCACCCGCTGGATGACCCCACCCGTGGCGCTCGCTGCGACGGCCGCCGCGGTCGGGCTGATGGTGATCCCGTCTCTTCCCTCGTTCCTTCCGACGCTTCCCACTGCCGACTCTGGGGACGGCACCCTGGTGCTCGACGAGCACCACGTCTCTCCGAGGGCAGTCGCCGGCGGCGCCGAGTCGAGCTTGCGCACGGCTCCGACTCGGCGTCGCTCGGCGACGATCATCCGCCCACAGTTCGTGTCGATGCTCGCGCATGCACCCGCATCGGGGAACACGCGACCGCGCGTTTCGCGGGACACGCTGGGAGACGTCTTCGATCGACGCCTCGATCGCCAGCTCAATCAGTTGATGCTGGACCCGGCGGGCTTCGTCTCTCGCCTGGAACGCGTGACCGAACACGAGCGCTTCGTCGCGCGACTGGCAGAGCGCGCCGCCGAACGCGGCGACGCCACGGAGATCGCGCTGCGCGTTCGAGAGCTGCGCCACCCGTTGGCCAGCCTGATCGTCAATCGCATGCTACGCGCCACCCTCGTCGCCAGCGTCTCGCCCCGCTAGCGCGTCTTTCGCTGCGCCGGGTCGTCGCGGCGCGCCATCGCGAGTAGGCTCTTCGCTCCCGGTCCCGGGAGTCTTCATGGCACGGGACCACGACGCCGCCAGAACGCGCACACAGAGAGCACAACCCGCCCCCGACGGGCCGCGGGAACGCCTTCGACGACTCGGACCCGAGGCGTTGAGTGCCGCCGAACTGCTCGCCTTGCTCTTGCGCACGGGCGTGCGCGGGGAAGATGCCCTCGGCGTCGCCCGCCGCGTGCTGATCCGTACCGGT
It encodes the following:
- a CDS encoding ATP-binding protein; the protein is MDSPTFAFNTRLEGIPADRLLEALSRIHPWILVIDEQRRVLWVSEGLSDLDGLDDFRPGVDARSFLSRLPRPEQVFPLRSSLRGRSHLESVPLELRASDGRPIDVDLDLVRIDSEAGDLLFVIATESTAKVESGLDAEIVELVPEALLAIDAAGFVRRANAAACRLLEVEAEQILARPVTTLLAQGVQDLESLTSLLTGPTCVESASLELRGASGEQATLEATVRPLSDGHLALLLRRPGQADSVDLQRAHDELEHCIGGLAHDLRSPLVSLLGFSRLLRQDYESVLDDTGRHFVDRIETAARSMESLIHDLLELARISEPEVEPIPVDPSRVIAEVASALAPRLEEAGIELVVPESSELRVHCERPRLYQVFSNLIGNAVEHMGPMAHPRIEVRVDSNESGHEIVVSDNGRGIDPADHGRIFEIFQSLGKRSARHGTGMGLAIVKKIAEKRGGRVWVESDSGKGARFHVSFPTPQASAP
- a CDS encoding lysophospholipase, translated to MSTPLRRYELSVQGIAARSLYRRGWLPRAPRAAVLLAHGLAEHSGRYEHVGTWLAERGIAVHALDHVGHGRSSGPRCHVDRFEMFLDDYGFVLDALRKESPELPFFLLGHSMGGLIVSAFVCERGPEVSGVALSGPPLAIAEGALRRKMSFARLLRMVAPKLRIAAGLPEDGLATDPAVREAYDADPLVEHKLTVSLACELGAWVEHTHDRGAEVTAPLLIQHGADDPICDVRGGQAFAKAAPRGGHRSYAGLRHEIFNEPSYQEVLSDLLEWIEGRLQGEPVSS
- the moaC gene encoding cyclic pyranopterin monophosphate synthase MoaC, whose protein sequence is MSELSHLDAQGRAHMVDVGAKPVTQRECVAAGAVRMAPDTLAKISEGGIAKGDVLATARLGAIQAAKRTSDWIPLCHPLPLDALEIELTPDPAHSRVRIEATARAEAKTGVEMEALVAVSAAGLVIYDMCKGVDRGMVIEAVHLVRKHGGKSGVWERQGDPLESPTGPSTR
- a CDS encoding sigma-70 family RNA polymerase sigma factor, with translation MSAQLAEAPAFPENPPTPFQASDDPDAELVARWQAGESLAFDQLVRRHEKSVFRLLFRMLGNREEAEDAAQEAFLSLHRHGHRFRREARFSTFLYRVAANAALNRRRSLGRARARERELALRQATGAHLPVAPRDPEDAAHGSEIQQRVQEALLELPEELRVAVVLYDIEGQSYKVIAEILGVPEGTVKSRIHRARHGLREILASELKTAQGDLP
- a CDS encoding transglycosylase SLT domain-containing protein, which encodes MRRAHILFLAVLALGLVVRGEPHMAGGDSAERPAVEQAVDSIDMVLGSANPHLAPSERRRIARAVIRSSERHSLDPQLVTAIILVESSARPWALSKSGAVGLMQVMPHMAALLDLGGNLTTIENNIEAGCWILADNIRRLGEDDGISAYFWGSDIRGVAYLDRVRAARATVQRLARS